One window from the genome of Treponema sp. OMZ 838 encodes:
- a CDS encoding tyrosine-type recombinase/integrase — protein MNEIQLRAFYGYLISAEARAQLTAKTYLNTLRLFQQQLGGERLIEDASQDDCIGFILARAEEGVTGRTLAKDQAALRSFYRFLQLENVRADNPAEQLESPRREKNLPRALAPDEVDKLLAAIPLDTPNGIRDRALFELIYSAGLRVSEAVTLSLEDVFFNEQLLKVHGKGGKERIIPFGTQAEARLSVYLKTARPLLLKPAHRENTETTGAVFLNHHGERLTRKGIWKRLQEIEQLSGVTTKIHTLRHSYATHLLAGGADLRSVQCLLGHASIATTQIYTHIEDKELESYHRKFFEKKH, from the coding sequence ATGAATGAAATACAATTACGGGCATTTTACGGGTATTTAATTTCGGCGGAGGCGCGGGCGCAGCTGACCGCTAAAACATATCTCAATACGCTACGGCTCTTTCAGCAGCAGCTGGGCGGGGAGCGCCTTATCGAAGACGCGTCTCAAGACGATTGTATCGGCTTCATTCTTGCGCGGGCGGAAGAAGGGGTAACGGGGAGAACGCTTGCAAAAGATCAGGCGGCGCTCCGCTCCTTTTACCGCTTTTTGCAGCTGGAAAACGTCCGCGCCGATAATCCTGCAGAACAGCTGGAAAGCCCCCGCCGTGAAAAAAATTTACCGCGGGCGCTCGCCCCCGATGAAGTAGACAAACTTTTGGCAGCCATCCCGCTGGATACGCCGAACGGTATCCGCGACCGCGCCCTGTTTGAGCTTATCTACTCGGCGGGGCTGCGCGTAAGCGAAGCGGTAACGCTTTCACTGGAAGATGTGTTCTTTAACGAACAGCTGCTGAAAGTTCACGGCAAGGGCGGAAAGGAGCGCATCATCCCCTTCGGAACGCAGGCGGAAGCGCGGCTCAGTGTCTATTTAAAAACTGCCCGCCCCCTTCTTTTAAAACCGGCTCATCGCGAAAACACCGAAACGACAGGGGCGGTGTTCTTAAATCACCACGGGGAGCGCCTTACCCGTAAGGGTATTTGGAAACGCTTGCAGGAAATCGAACAACTGAGCGGCGTTACCACAAAAATCCACACACTCCGTCACTCGTATGCAACCCATCTGCTCGCAGGCGGCGCTGACCTCCGCTCCGTGCAATGTCTCCTCGGTCATGCAAGTATCGCTACTACGCAAATTTACACTCATATCGAAGACAAGGAGTTGGAATCGTACCACCGCAAATTTTTTGAAAAAAAACATTAA
- the ftsZ gene encoding cell division protein FtsZ: MDYQVMQQNELLPVNPTVIKVIGAGGGGSNAVNRMLECNIQYVDFIVANTDVQALNYSKAPMKLAIGSKLTGGLGAGGKPEIGEKAAMEDTEIIANAVRGAHMVFITAGMGGGTGTGSAPVIAKIARDQGALTVGVVTKPFSFEGRAKMRTAEAGIAKLRQNVDTLVVIPNQHLLNLVDSKQTIKDAFVMADDVLRRAVQGIADIITKNGLVNIDFADVRSTMAGQGDALMGVGTGSGENRAVDAATNAINNPLLEDSHIEGAMRILVNIYAAEMPSTVEVNDIMEIVTANAHPDVETIHGITVDETDESMKDKITVTVIATGFPTDTDPIQGVMQKQGQSAESAAQPESLHTSFLQNDFISASEWAKLQTPQQPSLPGLGPRNAGIPAAPPLQQPAMTETPRQPIRVQLPGANTDLDVPAYLRNQR, from the coding sequence ATGGATTATCAAGTGATGCAGCAAAATGAACTGTTACCGGTTAATCCCACTGTTATTAAGGTAATTGGTGCGGGCGGCGGCGGTTCGAATGCGGTTAATAGGATGTTGGAGTGCAACATACAGTACGTCGATTTTATCGTAGCAAACACCGATGTACAGGCACTCAATTATTCAAAAGCGCCGATGAAATTGGCAATCGGCTCAAAGTTAACCGGAGGACTCGGCGCAGGAGGAAAGCCTGAAATCGGCGAAAAAGCCGCTATGGAAGACACCGAAATTATTGCGAATGCCGTCCGCGGAGCGCACATGGTCTTTATCACCGCCGGTATGGGAGGCGGCACCGGTACGGGTTCTGCGCCGGTTATCGCAAAGATAGCCCGCGACCAAGGAGCCTTAACAGTCGGTGTCGTTACCAAGCCCTTTTCCTTTGAAGGACGGGCAAAGATGCGTACTGCCGAAGCGGGAATTGCAAAGCTTCGGCAAAATGTCGATACACTCGTTGTTATCCCCAATCAGCATTTATTAAATCTTGTAGACAGCAAGCAGACAATAAAAGATGCCTTCGTAATGGCAGATGATGTGTTGCGCCGTGCAGTACAAGGCATTGCAGATATCATTACAAAAAACGGATTAGTCAATATCGACTTTGCGGATGTACGTTCTACGATGGCAGGTCAAGGCGATGCCTTAATGGGTGTCGGTACCGGATCAGGAGAAAACCGCGCAGTCGATGCAGCAACGAATGCCATCAACAACCCGCTTTTAGAAGATTCCCATATCGAAGGTGCAATGCGGATACTGGTTAATATTTATGCAGCAGAGATGCCTTCTACCGTGGAAGTCAACGATATTATGGAAATCGTTACGGCAAATGCCCATCCCGATGTGGAAACCATTCACGGTATTACCGTTGATGAAACCGATGAATCCATGAAGGATAAAATTACCGTAACGGTAATCGCAACGGGCTTCCCTACTGACACGGATCCGATTCAAGGAGTGATGCAGAAGCAGGGACAGTCAGCGGAGTCAGCGGCTCAACCTGAATCTCTCCATACGTCGTTTTTACAAAACGATTTTATTTCGGCAAGCGAATGGGCAAAGCTGCAAACACCGCAACAGCCGAGCCTCCCCGGTCTCGGCCCGCGGAATGCAGGAATACCAGCAGCTCCGCCGCTTCAACAACCGGCAATGACCGAAACCCCGCGGCAGCCTATCCGTGTACAGCTCCCCGGCGCCAATACCGATTTGGATGTGCCGGCCTATCTACGCAACCAAAGGTAA